The Paenibacillus sp. MBLB1832 genome has a window encoding:
- a CDS encoding 3D domain-containing protein, whose protein sequence is MDPAVIPLGSAIRGSRIDVFMNDLGQAQEIGVKKNVKVYVLDRENV, encoded by the coding sequence GTGGATCCAGCCGTCATTCCATTAGGATCAGCGATTCGCGGTTCTAGAATTGATGTTTTCATGAATGATTTGGGCCAAGCCCAGGAGATTGGTGTTAAGAAGAACGTGAAGGTGTATGTGTTAGATCGGGAGAATGTGTGA
- a CDS encoding tryptophan--tRNA ligase: protein MTTDIVLTGIKPTGKVHLGNYIAAIKPALQIANNSDCTALYFIADYHALTFIQNRDEINDLSYGIAATWLALGLDLDRVIFYRQSDVPEIFELNWILSCLTSKGLMNRAHAYKAIIDNNQLLGMDTDMGVNMGLFTYPILMTADILLFQSDKVPVGKDQIQHVEIARDIVDAFNWNYGDTFKLPNYIVDENTYVIPGLNGRKMSKSYSNTIPLFESADDLKKLINKIKTDSIPPNQPKDPDTSNVFLLYKEFATPSQVQVLRDRYQEGISWGEAKQELFQVMNNFLEEPRKKYYELMASPETIDSILSEGAKKAKALAAPLLENVKTKIGRYK, encoded by the coding sequence ATGACAACTGACATTGTTCTAACAGGTATTAAGCCCACTGGTAAAGTCCATTTAGGTAACTACATCGCTGCAATAAAACCTGCACTTCAAATCGCAAATAATAGTGATTGCACCGCACTTTACTTTATTGCTGACTATCATGCATTAACATTTATTCAGAACAGAGACGAGATCAATGATCTGTCATATGGTATTGCAGCAACCTGGTTGGCATTAGGGCTAGATCTAGATAGAGTGATTTTTTATAGACAATCTGATGTTCCAGAGATATTTGAACTTAATTGGATCCTTTCTTGTCTGACATCCAAGGGATTAATGAATCGTGCTCATGCGTATAAAGCAATTATTGATAATAATCAGCTCCTGGGAATGGACACGGACATGGGAGTTAATATGGGCTTGTTCACATATCCGATTTTAATGACAGCGGATATATTGTTATTTCAATCTGACAAAGTTCCGGTTGGTAAGGATCAAATTCAGCATGTTGAGATAGCAAGAGATATCGTTGATGCCTTCAATTGGAACTATGGGGACACATTTAAATTGCCTAATTATATTGTGGATGAAAACACGTATGTAATTCCTGGACTTAATGGAAGAAAAATGAGTAAGAGCTACAGTAATACGATACCTCTTTTTGAGTCAGCTGATGACTTAAAAAAGCTAATAAACAAAATTAAAACAGATTCTATACCTCCAAACCAGCCCAAAGATCCAGATACATCTAATGTGTTTTTACTGTACAAAGAATTTGCTACTCCCAGCCAAGTTCAAGTATTAAGGGATAGATATCAAGAAGGTATTAGTTGGGGAGAAGCGAAGCAAGAACTCTTCCAGGTCATGAATAATTTTTTAGAAGAACCGCGAAAAAAATACTATGAGTTAATGGCATCACCAGAAACAATAGACAGTATCTTGTCCGAAGGAGCAAAGAAAGCAAAAGCTTTAGCTGCACCTTTGCTTGAGAATGTAAAAACTAAGATAGGACGATATAAATAG
- a CDS encoding response regulator translates to MYRMVIVDDNPRDRAGLQRMLDWESMGITIVATYEDGAEALEHILRVQPDILVTDVDIPNINGIEMTKQLKKLLPELKIVFMSCHSEFTFVKSAMDLNSFGYILKPIALPELKGVISKVLQEYESEHHEEQEKQQLQKEKEEALAGLHRSLPYLQEQFLRELMFGAGYTTEEVAQQLSFLQLHIPQTSLLQVIIFEIMPSESSAELTPAKADDRYFTVFKLKKLIHSFGTMKLRFFHQQVTDSSLVTIVLHDEYAEEKHHTEILDMIVSVKEAIHELLNKEVRVGLSTMTKELLELAQLYKQANFAVKAKYYSEDQSIVYYSDIADTKESAPGTLVDLQELHRLTAELLNDPDEPDIRSILERALGGSPPLTLEQLQLVAFTMLQFLRAAFLEQDHSAAAILELDHLLKQNMLTFRDPSDGIAWLEKSVQAVLHQSHNSRSSVQQFIVDTVKRMVREQYAEQLTLNVIAKQVNYSTIYANKLFKKETGQTIFDYLTAYRMEKAKELLKQPHSRIYLVAEEVGYTNKSHFCLSFKKHTGLSPTEYKNRYSSNEMELRG, encoded by the coding sequence ATGTACCGAATGGTCATCGTAGACGACAATCCAAGGGATCGGGCTGGCCTCCAGCGAATGCTCGACTGGGAGAGTATGGGGATTACTATTGTGGCGACCTATGAGGATGGAGCGGAGGCGCTTGAGCATATCCTCCGTGTGCAGCCGGACATTCTCGTCACCGATGTGGACATTCCGAACATCAATGGGATCGAGATGACGAAGCAGTTGAAGAAACTGCTGCCGGAGCTGAAGATTGTATTTATGAGCTGTCACAGTGAGTTTACCTTCGTGAAATCAGCTATGGATTTGAACAGCTTTGGCTATATTCTAAAGCCTATTGCCCTGCCAGAGCTCAAGGGGGTCATCTCCAAGGTGCTCCAAGAGTACGAGTCCGAGCATCATGAAGAACAAGAGAAGCAACAACTGCAGAAGGAGAAGGAAGAGGCGCTTGCCGGACTTCACCGCTCTCTTCCCTATCTGCAGGAGCAATTCCTGCGTGAACTTATGTTCGGTGCAGGCTATACCACAGAGGAGGTTGCTCAGCAGCTCTCCTTTCTCCAGCTTCATATACCTCAAACCAGCCTTCTTCAAGTGATTATCTTCGAAATCATGCCTAGCGAAAGTAGTGCGGAACTCACGCCGGCGAAAGCGGACGACCGGTATTTCACCGTATTTAAGCTGAAGAAGCTGATCCATAGTTTCGGCACGATGAAGCTGCGATTTTTTCATCAACAGGTTACTGACAGCTCACTTGTCACAATCGTTCTACATGACGAATACGCCGAAGAGAAGCATCACACCGAAATTCTCGATATGATTGTATCAGTGAAGGAGGCGATCCATGAGCTGCTGAACAAGGAAGTACGAGTGGGACTGAGTACCATGACGAAGGAACTGTTGGAGCTGGCACAGCTGTATAAACAGGCCAATTTTGCGGTAAAGGCGAAGTACTATTCCGAAGATCAATCTATTGTATACTACAGTGATATTGCCGATACGAAGGAGTCGGCGCCAGGCACGCTCGTTGATCTGCAGGAGCTCCATCGTTTGACAGCTGAGCTGCTGAACGATCCCGACGAGCCGGACATCCGAAGCATTCTCGAGCGTGCTCTCGGCGGGAGCCCTCCTCTCACGCTAGAGCAATTGCAGCTAGTCGCATTCACTATGCTGCAATTCCTTCGCGCTGCCTTCCTAGAGCAGGACCATTCGGCCGCAGCAATCCTCGAGCTCGATCATCTGCTGAAGCAGAATATGCTTACTTTCCGTGATCCCTCCGACGGGATCGCTTGGCTGGAGAAATCCGTTCAAGCCGTGCTCCATCAATCGCATAACAGCCGCTCCTCCGTACAGCAGTTTATCGTGGATACAGTGAAGCGGATGGTCCGAGAGCAATATGCCGAGCAGCTGACGCTCAACGTCATTGCCAAGCAGGTCAATTATAGTACGATTTATGCCAACAAGCTGTTTAAAAAGGAAACCGGACAAACCATCTTCGATTACCTGACGGCTTATCGTATGGAGAAGGCGAAGGAGCTTCTCAAGCAGCCTCACAGCCGAATTTATCTGGTCGCTGAAGAGGTGGGATATACGAATAAATCTCACTTCTGCCTCTCCTTCAAGAAGCATACCGGGCTGAGTCCGACGGAGTACAAAAACAGGTACTCGTCGAATGAAATGGAGCTGCGGGGATGA
- a CDS encoding ABC transporter ATP-binding protein, with amino-acid sequence MRYIKWLWPLIRIKKWWLLLGLALMAVETLAAYAGISIQQRLIDDVLIRGFYSKLPFYLLLMGVFLLSTPGLFTLIAMICHSAGYQLRVILAGKIMAHYYRLPAHVFLKERMSRFVDYLEKDIYDVCESVSYLIPRGLQQLFGVICLMALIGWINPILLLFSVVFGLFYVGLGRYFSLRVQGAGREVRERNTELLIHLEEGVSATREVVAFHRMDWEHRRYTQLFGRYFDAVLREGKLANRQIFLSDPLKWCGNLLLLFYGGYLVIQGGLSAGEFVVLYQFNSRLVDGFQQVFSSYMMFARSKAGVDRLRTITDEEVEQDGTMKITGAISSLVFENVNFTYPKQTSPVLQQFDICIPIGCKVAFVGLSGGGKSTVSKLLMRLYEPDSGRIAVNGMDLRELSRRMWSGRIAITFQEPYMFPDTIRNNLIFGRQGISEEQMIGVCRRMQIHEMIAGLPNGYDTVLGERGVTISGGERQRLALARAVLGDPEILILDEATSALDLETERLVQMNLDELRVGRTTIIIAHRLSTIQNADMIFVMQDGRLAESGNHETLLAYGHLYRDLVHSSFESKVS; translated from the coding sequence ATGAGATATATCAAGTGGTTATGGCCCTTGATTCGAATCAAAAAATGGTGGCTTCTGCTCGGTTTAGCCTTAATGGCAGTGGAAACACTGGCTGCATACGCGGGGATCAGCATCCAGCAAAGACTCATTGATGATGTTCTGATTAGGGGATTTTACAGCAAATTGCCATTTTATTTGCTCCTTATGGGTGTTTTCTTGTTGTCGACTCCAGGGTTATTCACCCTTATTGCAATGATCTGCCATAGTGCGGGATACCAGCTTCGGGTCATACTGGCCGGCAAAATCATGGCCCATTACTACCGGTTGCCTGCCCATGTTTTCCTCAAGGAACGAATGAGTCGGTTTGTGGATTATTTGGAGAAGGATATTTATGACGTCTGCGAGAGTGTATCCTATCTGATTCCCCGGGGTCTGCAGCAGCTCTTTGGAGTCATCTGTCTCATGGCGCTGATCGGATGGATCAATCCCATATTGCTGCTCTTTTCTGTGGTGTTCGGTCTCTTCTATGTGGGTCTGGGCCGGTATTTCTCCCTCAGGGTTCAAGGAGCTGGGCGAGAGGTGAGGGAGCGGAACACGGAGTTACTAATTCACCTGGAGGAAGGGGTATCCGCCACTCGGGAGGTGGTAGCTTTTCATAGGATGGATTGGGAGCACAGGAGGTACACGCAGCTGTTTGGTCGATATTTTGATGCGGTATTGAGAGAGGGCAAGCTGGCAAACCGCCAAATCTTCCTGAGCGATCCCCTCAAATGGTGCGGCAACCTGCTGCTGCTATTTTACGGAGGCTATCTTGTCATTCAAGGCGGGCTCAGCGCAGGGGAGTTTGTTGTATTGTACCAATTCAACTCCCGTCTGGTTGACGGCTTCCAGCAGGTTTTTTCCAGCTATATGATGTTTGCTCGCTCCAAGGCAGGGGTAGACAGACTGAGAACCATTACCGACGAAGAGGTGGAGCAGGATGGAACGATGAAAATAACGGGAGCCATCTCCAGCCTGGTTTTCGAGAATGTGAATTTTACGTATCCGAAGCAAACTTCTCCTGTATTGCAGCAGTTCGACATCTGCATACCGATAGGCTGCAAGGTGGCGTTCGTTGGGCTGAGCGGCGGCGGCAAATCCACGGTATCCAAGCTGCTCATGCGTCTCTATGAGCCTGATTCCGGGCGTATAGCTGTCAATGGCATGGATCTTCGCGAACTGAGCAGGAGGATGTGGTCCGGCAGGATCGCCATCACCTTCCAAGAACCCTACATGTTCCCGGATACGATCCGGAACAACTTGATCTTCGGCAGGCAGGGAATAAGTGAGGAACAAATGATAGGGGTATGCAGGAGGATGCAGATCCACGAGATGATAGCGGGTCTGCCGAATGGCTATGACACGGTGCTTGGGGAGCGTGGGGTTACCATATCTGGCGGGGAGCGGCAGCGGCTGGCACTGGCTCGTGCCGTACTTGGAGACCCGGAGATTCTGATCCTCGACGAGGCGACCTCCGCTCTGGATCTGGAAACGGAACGGCTGGTCCAGATGAACCTAGATGAGCTCAGGGTGGGCAGAACGACGATCATTATCGCCCACAGGCTGTCTACGATTCAGAATGCGGACATGATCTTCGTCATGCAGGACGGTCGGCTTGCCGAATCTGGGAACCACGAGACACTGTTGGCATACGGACACTTGTACCGGGATCTGGTTCATTCTTCATTTGAAAGCAAAGTATCCTAA
- a CDS encoding polysaccharide lyase 8 family protein, giving the protein MKTIFDSLRNKWERALIGGTSLDKTDPDIAHAVEAVEQAGWKAWGTMEHKDTGIGGLWKDLPFERQGFSAWDLSPQVTQSFRRVKDMAMAYRVASSQYAGDEKLKQSIVAGLEWLLAWKFNANIEPYDNWWDWEIGIPLVLVDILTLMYEDLSAPVLETGLSAIDRFCPDLKGRGYEYWGANRAWRVCIIAVRGILGQNPDKMIIARDGVSDAEFGGERSLFKYVNHEDGFYQDGSFIQHGNYAYTGGYGIGLIRNLADAMYILENSPWSVQDPESAHIYQWVEEGYAPLMVGGLMMDMVRGREISREQMPDYQTGISMILALTRVAEFAPTEPIDYKSRIKGRIKGWLQETPHPAPFQGMTLSFLASTKEILQDATITVPGEADHLKIFASMDRVVHRRGSYAFGISMSSKRVGNYEDHHFNDENLRAWYTGDGMTYLYTPQDRMQYSGAFWPTVDPYRLAGTTVTTRYRRDYTDGSWHLPPSNWVGGASLGNKYGAVGMQLKGYAGTLQAKKSWFLFDHEIVALGADITCDDPHGVETIVENRRMSDRTFTIHVDGREQVPDAGHVTASTSTKWLHLGGGQNIGYVFPQGGKVKFMQEERIDRWFNINRSGKSMAAIRNRYMTIWMDHGMYPDSRDYAYILLPQTTPHEVVNYARRPSVQILENRREVQAVKHETLNIVSANFWMDEPVILYEKGQPLLACFNQASVVVEETAEEIRIALSDPTQENEVIRLELYRSAASVETLPEKVTVEQLEPSIIISAQVANLQGATLELLLRCNNR; this is encoded by the coding sequence ATGAAGACGATATTTGATTCCCTTCGTAACAAATGGGAGCGTGCCCTGATTGGGGGCACATCCCTCGACAAGACAGATCCGGATATTGCCCATGCGGTGGAGGCGGTGGAGCAGGCCGGATGGAAAGCCTGGGGTACGATGGAGCACAAGGATACCGGCATCGGCGGATTGTGGAAGGACCTTCCCTTTGAGCGTCAGGGCTTTAGCGCATGGGATTTGTCCCCGCAGGTGACCCAGTCCTTCCGCAGGGTCAAGGATATGGCTATGGCCTATCGCGTTGCAAGCTCCCAATATGCTGGCGATGAGAAGCTCAAACAATCGATTGTGGCAGGGCTGGAGTGGCTCCTTGCTTGGAAGTTCAATGCCAATATCGAGCCCTATGACAATTGGTGGGATTGGGAAATCGGCATCCCGCTGGTTCTAGTCGATATCTTGACTCTTATGTACGAGGACCTGTCTGCACCTGTCCTGGAAACAGGCTTGAGCGCTATTGACCGCTTCTGTCCGGACCTCAAGGGTCGGGGCTACGAATATTGGGGAGCCAACCGGGCATGGAGGGTTTGTATCATCGCAGTTAGAGGCATCTTGGGACAAAACCCTGACAAGATGATAATCGCACGGGATGGAGTCAGCGATGCCGAGTTTGGCGGAGAACGCAGCTTATTCAAATATGTGAACCATGAGGACGGCTTTTACCAGGATGGCTCCTTCATCCAGCATGGCAATTATGCCTATACGGGCGGGTACGGCATTGGGCTTATCCGGAATTTGGCCGACGCCATGTACATTCTGGAGAATTCCCCTTGGAGCGTGCAGGACCCGGAGAGCGCCCATATCTACCAGTGGGTGGAGGAGGGCTATGCGCCTCTAATGGTAGGCGGATTGATGATGGATATGGTTCGGGGCAGAGAGATATCCCGGGAGCAAATGCCGGATTATCAAACTGGGATTTCGATGATTTTGGCCTTGACCCGGGTTGCAGAGTTCGCACCAACAGAGCCCATCGATTACAAGTCTAGGATTAAGGGAAGGATCAAAGGCTGGCTGCAGGAAACGCCTCATCCGGCTCCATTCCAGGGCATGACCCTTTCGTTCCTCGCGTCCACGAAGGAGATTCTACAGGACGCAACCATTACAGTTCCAGGAGAAGCCGATCATCTGAAAATCTTCGCAAGCATGGATCGGGTCGTCCATCGGCGTGGCAGCTATGCCTTTGGCATCAGCATGTCCTCCAAGCGGGTTGGCAACTATGAAGATCACCACTTTAACGATGAGAATCTGAGGGCCTGGTATACCGGGGACGGTATGACCTACCTGTACACGCCTCAGGATCGGATGCAATACAGTGGGGCATTCTGGCCGACCGTAGATCCGTACCGTCTGGCTGGCACTACCGTAACCACGAGATATCGGAGAGACTATACAGACGGGTCGTGGCACCTACCTCCTAGCAATTGGGTAGGAGGGGCCTCCCTCGGCAACAAATATGGAGCTGTAGGTATGCAGCTCAAGGGCTATGCAGGTACGCTGCAGGCCAAGAAGTCCTGGTTTTTGTTCGACCATGAGATTGTTGCGCTCGGTGCTGATATTACATGCGATGATCCCCATGGCGTGGAGACGATCGTGGAAAACCGGAGAATGTCGGATCGGACATTCACCATACATGTGGACGGCAGGGAGCAGGTACCAGACGCCGGGCATGTTACTGCCAGCACCAGTACCAAATGGCTGCATCTGGGCGGCGGCCAAAATATCGGTTATGTTTTCCCGCAGGGCGGCAAGGTGAAATTCATGCAGGAGGAGCGCATTGACCGTTGGTTCAACATCAACCGCTCTGGCAAGTCCATGGCTGCCATTCGAAACCGGTATATGACGATCTGGATGGATCATGGCATGTACCCGGATTCTCGCGACTACGCCTACATCCTGCTGCCCCAGACCACTCCTCATGAGGTGGTGAATTACGCAAGGAGGCCCTCCGTGCAGATTCTAGAAAATCGCAGGGAGGTTCAGGCGGTTAAGCACGAAACGCTGAATATAGTTTCAGCCAATTTCTGGATGGACGAGCCTGTTATTCTGTATGAGAAAGGCCAGCCGCTGCTGGCTTGCTTCAATCAGGCTTCTGTGGTGGTAGAGGAGACGGCTGAGGAAATTCGAATCGCCCTCTCCGACCCGACTCAGGAAAATGAAGTTATCAGGCTGGAGCTGTACCGTTCTGCTGCATCCGTTGAGACCTTACCGGAGAAGGTTACCGTAGAGCAGTTGGAGCCATCGATCATCATTTCCGCCCAGGTGGCGAACCTGCAGGGAGCCACACTGGAGTTGTTACTGCGTTGTAACAATCGGTGA
- a CDS encoding ABC transporter permease, with amino-acid sequence MADVTEIKTTTAVWRPVKGTLWREVSKHRALYLLISPAILLTILFSYVPMPGIYVAFLDYDIFMQLRSPFVGLQNFIEVFTLPMFLQSIANTLVLSILTLAVTFPAAIILALLLNEMKNGLFKRFVQTVSYLPHFFSWITVIGMAYAMYAMYGPVNDAIVSVTGKDADRILFLGQQWFFVPNILVMTLWKNAGWNTIMYLAALTAIDPTLYEAAHIDGAGRWRRLWHITLPGIRPTIVMLLIFGIGGLLGSNFELVYGLQNSFIDFEVISTIVYKQGINQGQYSLATALGLAQGIVSFILLYTANRISKKLTQTGIF; translated from the coding sequence ATGGCCGATGTAACTGAAATCAAAACGACTACCGCGGTGTGGAGACCGGTCAAAGGAACGCTGTGGAGAGAGGTCAGCAAGCATCGAGCCTTGTATCTGCTAATCTCCCCGGCGATTTTGTTAACCATTCTGTTCTCTTATGTGCCGATGCCTGGCATTTATGTCGCCTTTCTGGACTACGACATCTTCATGCAGTTGCGGAGTCCGTTCGTCGGCTTGCAGAACTTTATCGAGGTGTTCACGCTGCCGATGTTTCTTCAATCGATAGCAAACACCCTGGTACTGAGCATACTCACCCTGGCTGTTACCTTCCCTGCGGCGATCATTCTGGCGCTGCTGCTCAATGAGATGAAGAATGGTTTGTTCAAGCGATTCGTCCAAACCGTCAGCTATCTGCCTCACTTCTTCTCGTGGATTACAGTCATTGGGATGGCCTACGCCATGTATGCCATGTACGGTCCAGTGAACGATGCCATCGTGAGTGTGACGGGCAAGGATGCGGATCGTATCCTGTTCTTGGGGCAGCAATGGTTTTTTGTACCCAACATCCTCGTCATGACCTTATGGAAAAATGCTGGGTGGAACACGATCATGTACCTGGCGGCACTAACGGCCATCGATCCGACACTGTATGAAGCGGCGCATATCGATGGGGCTGGACGTTGGAGGAGATTGTGGCATATCACCCTGCCGGGGATACGGCCTACGATCGTGATGCTGTTGATCTTCGGGATCGGCGGTCTGCTGGGCAGCAACTTTGAGCTGGTGTACGGGCTGCAAAACAGCTTCATCGACTTTGAGGTCATCTCCACCATCGTTTATAAGCAAGGGATCAATCAAGGGCAATATTCCTTAGCTACCGCACTGGGGCTGGCGCAAGGCATTGTCTCCTTTATCCTGCTGTATACGGCGAATCGGATCTCTAAGAAGCTTACGCAAACGGGGATATTTTAG
- a CDS encoding sensor histidine kinase, which translates to MKHAVFRRRLTLLLILCTLVPLFTVGYFYLRQVWTHQTDEVISETRSQLNTSTEQVTKQIDAIYTHLQLMRQNSYLYDLLNMNLETNTSDFFSTSHHVVDVIKAMEASENRTIHIYSYNNLSYEGMFLRDISELPSSLITAVLAGKTPLREAHLPTASSGQETGEFIIYDTIWGVSAPLAIIEYRLPFESIAQAFRFSIPKNSVILYETEQGHSVMIHHSFDKKEEALNWVQHRDPNASGKYYVIEKPLNWGTDRIIALVPSSYVYGKLQNFILALIAITLVILLLILSLTIYISRQMTRRLYHLVLSMNTDVDQWLKQEPTQVQGNDEFSRIASKFYDMAARIKEYYHRDAESEKENKSLQLQLLQERINPHFLYNTLSSLRWAFPNERLESIILSMAKYYRIALNEGHFRIRIEQELEMIREYLNLQRFAYVMEFTYDLQIEPELNDCYILKHLLQPVVENAFLHGIKGLKDQGYILVRVVKRGGQILIQVRDNGKGMTPEKLERILNSEPNEQSEAAGGYGIQNVRRRLELHYGIQHGIHIQSQPGAGTTLTMLIPAESSHAPL; encoded by the coding sequence ATGAAACACGCCGTATTTCGACGGAGGCTGACGCTTCTTCTCATCCTCTGCACGCTCGTTCCGTTGTTTACTGTAGGTTATTTCTACCTGAGGCAGGTATGGACCCATCAAACGGATGAGGTCATTAGCGAGACCCGTTCCCAATTGAATACGAGCACGGAGCAGGTCACAAAACAGATCGATGCGATCTATACTCATTTACAGCTCATGCGGCAAAATTCATATTTATACGACCTTCTGAATATGAACCTGGAGACGAATACATCGGATTTCTTCTCCACCTCACATCATGTAGTCGATGTAATTAAGGCGATGGAAGCGTCCGAAAATCGCACGATTCACATCTACTCCTACAATAATCTGTCCTATGAGGGCATGTTTTTGCGGGATATCAGTGAGCTTCCTTCCTCGCTTATCACTGCGGTGCTCGCAGGAAAAACACCTCTAAGAGAAGCTCACCTTCCCACAGCGAGCTCCGGCCAGGAGACCGGCGAATTCATTATATATGATACGATTTGGGGCGTATCGGCCCCGCTTGCCATCATCGAGTATCGGCTTCCCTTCGAGTCGATAGCACAAGCCTTCCGCTTCTCGATTCCGAAGAACAGCGTCATCCTCTACGAGACGGAACAAGGGCACAGCGTGATGATCCACCATTCCTTCGATAAGAAGGAGGAAGCCTTGAATTGGGTCCAACACCGAGATCCCAATGCATCTGGCAAGTATTATGTCATCGAGAAACCGCTGAATTGGGGTACAGATCGTATTATTGCGCTAGTTCCCTCCTCCTACGTTTACGGCAAACTACAGAACTTTATCTTAGCATTGATCGCAATTACCCTTGTCATACTGCTCCTAATTCTTAGCTTAACCATTTATATTTCTAGGCAAATGACGCGGAGACTCTACCACCTCGTGTTAAGCATGAATACCGATGTCGATCAATGGCTGAAGCAGGAGCCAACTCAGGTGCAGGGCAACGATGAGTTCAGCCGGATTGCTTCTAAATTCTACGATATGGCGGCCCGGATCAAGGAGTACTACCACCGGGACGCCGAATCGGAGAAGGAGAACAAGTCCTTGCAGCTACAGCTGCTTCAAGAGCGAATCAATCCACATTTTCTTTATAATACGCTGTCTTCCCTGCGGTGGGCGTTTCCGAATGAGCGACTGGAAAGCATCATCCTGTCCATGGCCAAGTACTACAGAATTGCACTCAACGAGGGTCACTTCCGGATTCGCATCGAGCAGGAACTGGAGATGATCCGTGAATACTTGAACCTGCAGCGGTTTGCTTACGTGATGGAATTCACCTATGACCTGCAGATTGAACCCGAGCTGAACGACTGCTACATCCTGAAGCACCTGCTGCAGCCTGTCGTAGAGAATGCCTTTCTTCATGGCATCAAAGGTCTGAAGGACCAGGGCTATATCCTGGTGCGTGTAGTGAAGAGAGGCGGACAAATTCTGATCCAGGTACGCGATAACGGAAAGGGAATGACACCGGAGAAGCTTGAGCGCATATTGAATTCGGAGCCGAATGAGCAATCTGAAGCTGCAGGCGGGTATGGTATTCAGAACGTGCGCCGCCGACTGGAGCTGCACTATGGCATTCAGCACGGGATTCACATCCAGAGCCAGCCGGGAGCCGGCACCACGCTTACCATGCTGATCCCAGCCGAGAGCAGTCATGCGCCGCTTTAA
- a CDS encoding HAD hydrolase-like protein: MDGTLINSEGLGTEAYNYGIQKVLNREMNENEKLFLLGIPFKALDIVFPFLSSSEKEKIIEETLVYYKKYNHLIKEYPGIREMIKSLHAWAVSDFGKPGMALFAAEHKHAVYAPYVEEAWLVSDEAVDEMCLQLRLPEVANQQGGAPARIQLVYRFDKDEQALEIQLTWFDKPASRLPEALWFSFIPKVDNPNRWRLDKLGERISPLDVVKDGSRNLHAVNAGIFYNGADGKLCIETLDAALVAPGEPRLLQFDNSFGLQSEGMHFQLYNNVWGTNFPMWYEEDACFRFVIKFAES, translated from the coding sequence TTGGACGGTACTTTAATTAATAGTGAAGGACTGGGCACAGAAGCGTATAATTATGGGATTCAAAAAGTCTTAAATCGAGAAATGAACGAAAATGAAAAACTATTCTTACTCGGGATACCATTTAAGGCTTTAGATATCGTATTCCCATTTTTATCATCTTCCGAAAAAGAAAAAATTATTGAAGAAACATTAGTCTATTATAAAAAATATAATCATCTGATTAAAGAATATCCTGGGATTCGGGAAATGATTAAATCCCTCCATGCTTGGGCAGTTTCGGATTTTGGCAAGCCAGGGATGGCACTGTTTGCAGCTGAACATAAGCATGCTGTCTACGCGCCTTATGTTGAGGAAGCATGGCTTGTAAGCGATGAGGCAGTTGATGAAATGTGCTTGCAATTGAGGCTGCCTGAGGTAGCTAATCAGCAAGGCGGGGCGCCTGCCCGTATACAACTCGTGTACAGGTTTGACAAAGATGAACAGGCTTTAGAAATACAACTCACGTGGTTCGATAAACCCGCATCTCGATTGCCTGAAGCGCTGTGGTTCTCCTTTATCCCAAAAGTTGATAATCCAAACAGATGGCGGTTGGATAAGCTGGGAGAAAGGATATCTCCTCTGGATGTCGTGAAGGATGGGAGTCGTAATCTGCACGCTGTTAATGCAGGCATTTTTTATAATGGTGCGGATGGCAAACTATGTATTGAAACATTAGATGCAGCATTAGTGGCCCCAGGTGAGCCAAGATTGTTGCAGTTTGATAATTCGTTCGGATTACAGTCTGAAGGTATGCATTTTCAACTTTATAACAATGTATGGGGGACCAACTTTCCTATGTGGTACGAAGAGGATGCTTGCTTTCGATTCGTGATCAAATTTGCGGAGAGCTGA